The DNA window GAAGGCCCAGCGGATCGGGGAGTTCCGCACGTGCAGCCAGAACCCGCTCACAACTGCTGCTCCCCCTCGGGAAGTAGGTGCATGTATGCCCGCTCTAGTCTCGAGTGCCCTGGGAGGTCGTCGCGGCCCAGCAATTCAAGTTCCGCGACTGTACCGTCAAAGCGGGCGGCCCCACCGTGCATCACGATCACCCGGTCGCAGACCGCTCCGACATCATCGATGAGGTGCGTGCTCAGCACCACGACCGTCTCGCCGAGCCCCGAAATGATTTTTCGGAACTGCAGCCGCTGCCGCGGGTCCAGCCCGACCGTTGGCTCGTCCAGCAGCACAAGCCGGGGCTGCCCGACAACCGCCCAGGCAATACCGGCACGTCTGCGCATGCCGCCGGAGAGGCTGCCCATCTTCGACCGCCTGCGGTCGGTGAGGTCGACCATCTCCAGCGCCTCGCCGACCGACCGTCGCCACCGCTTGGCTGGGAGCCCTCGCATCCAGGCCGCATAGGTCACGAAGTCGGTGACTGTCATCTTCGGGTCGAAGCCGAACTCTTGTGGCAAATAGCCGATCCGGTTGCGAACGAACCGAGCGGACTTCTCCCCCGAGACCTGGATGCCGTCGATGTATATCCGGCCGTTCCGCGGTGGCATGACGGTCGCGAGTGTGCGGAGCAACGTGGTCTTACCTGCCCCGTTCGGGCCTAGGAGGGCAGTGATCCCTGGTTGCAGTGCGGCGCTCAGGTTGTCGATGACAGTCGACGTTTCATAGCCCTGGGAAAGTGCGTCGAGTACTACGCTCATGCAAACGACTCTCTCGTTTCAGGTGACACGCGAATGAAGGAGTGTGGCTGACGAGCCACACTCCTTCACGCATCACCAGCAGTTACTACACGTAGGTGATCCAGCCGTTACTGGCGCCGAACGTGCAGTCGGTGCCGCTGACGGTGGCGGTGCTGCCCTGGACCCGACCAATGCTCATGCTCTTGTCCGCCTGCGCCGAGCATGCCACACC is part of the Micromonospora olivasterospora genome and encodes:
- a CDS encoding ATP-binding cassette domain-containing protein, whose amino-acid sequence is MSVVLDALSQGYETSTVIDNLSAALQPGITALLGPNGAGKTTLLRTLATVMPPRNGRIYIDGIQVSGEKSARFVRNRIGYLPQEFGFDPKMTVTDFVTYAAWMRGLPAKRWRRSVGEALEMVDLTDRRRSKMGSLSGGMRRRAGIAWAVVGQPRLVLLDEPTVGLDPRQRLQFRKIISGLGETVVVLSTHLIDDVGAVCDRVIVMHGGAARFDGTVAELELLGRDDLPGHSRLERAYMHLLPEGEQQL